Proteins from a genomic interval of Bradyrhizobium sp. CCGB01:
- a CDS encoding SDR family oxidoreductase yields the protein MSTSLFDLSGRTALVTGSSRGLGRAIAEGMAKAGARIIVNGVDPMRVEQAVAEFRAAGHQAEGAAFNVTDEPAIVAAFNDFDKKGIAVDIVVNNAGIQHRKPLVEFTTDEWRKVIETNLTSAFVIGREAAKRMIPRKHGKIINIGSLGSELARPTIAPYTAAKGGIKNLTRSMAVEWAQHGIQANAIGPGYMLTDMNEALVNNTDFNNWLMGRIPSKRWGKPDELVGAAIFLASDASTYVNGQIIYVDGGMIAAM from the coding sequence ATGAGCACCTCCCTCTTTGATCTCTCCGGCCGCACCGCGCTCGTGACCGGCTCCTCCCGCGGTCTCGGCCGCGCCATTGCCGAGGGCATGGCCAAGGCCGGCGCCAGGATCATCGTCAACGGCGTCGATCCCATGCGCGTCGAGCAGGCTGTGGCCGAATTTCGCGCCGCCGGGCATCAGGCCGAAGGCGCCGCTTTCAACGTCACCGACGAGCCCGCGATCGTCGCGGCCTTCAACGACTTCGACAAGAAGGGCATTGCGGTCGACATCGTCGTCAACAATGCCGGCATCCAGCACCGCAAGCCGCTGGTGGAATTCACCACCGACGAGTGGCGCAAGGTGATCGAGACCAACCTCACGAGCGCGTTCGTGATCGGCCGGGAGGCAGCGAAGCGCATGATCCCGCGCAAGCACGGCAAGATCATCAATATCGGCTCGCTCGGCAGCGAGCTGGCGCGCCCCACCATTGCGCCCTACACCGCCGCCAAGGGGGGCATCAAGAATCTCACGCGCTCGATGGCGGTGGAATGGGCCCAGCACGGCATCCAGGCCAATGCGATCGGCCCCGGCTATATGCTCACCGACATGAACGAGGCGCTGGTCAACAACACCGACTTCAACAACTGGCTGATGGGCCGCATCCCCTCAAAACGCTGGGGCAAGCCGGACGAGCTGGTGGGCGCCGCGATCTTCCTGGCGTCCGATGCCTCGACCTACGTCAACGGCCAGATCATCTATGTCGATGGCGGCATGATCGCCGCGATGTGA
- a CDS encoding L-idonate 5-dehydrogenase, whose product MRAVVIHAPKDLRIDLYPDPAPGPGEVRVKIANGGICGSDLHYYHHGGFGVVRIQQPMALGHEIAGVVAAVGDGVTNVKPGTRVAVNPSRPCGQCLHCQEGMRNQCLDMRFLGSAMRFPHVQGGFREFITVDATQAVPIADKLSLAEAAVAEPLAVCLHAGKQAGPLLGKRVLITGCGPIGALMILVSRFGGASEIVVTDVADAPLAVARKLGATHAINVASDAAALDPWRAGKGVFDTLFEASGNQAALRTALDVLRPGATLVQLGLGGEMTLPINSIVAKELQLRGTFRFDPEFELAVRLMGEGLIDVKPLITATMPFENAVAAFELASDRSQSMKVQLTF is encoded by the coding sequence ATGCGCGCCGTCGTCATCCACGCCCCGAAAGACCTGCGGATCGACCTCTATCCCGATCCGGCACCCGGCCCGGGCGAGGTCCGCGTCAAGATCGCCAATGGCGGCATCTGCGGCTCGGACCTGCACTATTACCATCACGGCGGCTTCGGCGTTGTCCGCATTCAGCAGCCGATGGCGCTGGGCCACGAGATCGCGGGCGTGGTCGCGGCCGTCGGTGACGGCGTCACCAATGTGAAGCCGGGCACGCGCGTCGCGGTCAATCCGAGCAGACCGTGCGGCCAGTGCCTGCATTGCCAGGAAGGCATGCGCAACCAGTGCCTCGACATGCGCTTCCTCGGCAGCGCGATGCGCTTTCCCCATGTGCAGGGCGGTTTTCGCGAGTTCATCACGGTCGATGCCACGCAAGCGGTGCCGATCGCGGACAAGCTGTCCTTGGCAGAAGCCGCGGTCGCCGAGCCTCTCGCGGTGTGCCTGCATGCCGGCAAGCAGGCCGGCCCCCTCCTCGGCAAGCGCGTTCTGATCACCGGCTGCGGCCCGATCGGCGCGCTGATGATCCTGGTCTCGCGCTTCGGCGGCGCCTCCGAGATCGTGGTGACCGATGTCGCCGACGCGCCGCTCGCGGTCGCCAGGAAACTCGGCGCCACGCACGCCATCAATGTCGCGAGCGATGCCGCCGCACTCGATCCCTGGCGCGCCGGCAAAGGCGTGTTCGACACGCTGTTTGAAGCCTCCGGCAACCAGGCGGCGCTCCGCACCGCGCTCGACGTGCTCCGGCCCGGCGCAACGCTGGTGCAACTCGGCCTCGGCGGCGAGATGACGCTGCCGATCAATTCCATCGTCGCCAAGGAATTGCAGCTCCGCGGCACCTTCCGCTTCGATCCCGAGTTCGAGCTTGCGGTGCGGCTGATGGGCGAAGGCCTGATTGACGTGAAGCCGCTGATCACGGCGACGATGCCGTTCGAGAACGCGGTCGCGGCATTCGAGCTTGCCAGCGACCGCTCCCAGTCGATGAAGGTGCAGCTGACGTTCTAG
- a CDS encoding DUF3280 domain-containing protein: MRRPWLILSAFLLFVLPAAHAPADAEDAIGVAMDDFSYTDTSAEPANQTAAHERRLSAFMAALRRDIGADRRYRLVPSAQDGAAFKVIGGIQKTSTLVQWAKVAVIDVGAKKLVMDKLYTFRGDNDESWERAEIFVSREVMAALATPAPVALAVFEFELDDNTAAPAAGLAAADASYLAEVTGSVRDALGQSGRYRIVDVGSAAGEAVKARALRDCGGCDAAIAQKLGADQSLIGVVRRVSRTEYTLGFQVRDARTGAVLARGDSGLRMGADYSWKRGAVRLVSDRLIESQ, encoded by the coding sequence ATGCGCCGTCCCTGGTTGATCCTCTCTGCCTTCCTCCTCTTCGTCCTCCCGGCGGCTCATGCGCCGGCCGACGCCGAGGACGCCATTGGCGTTGCCATGGACGACTTCAGCTACACCGATACGTCGGCCGAGCCGGCGAATCAGACCGCCGCCCACGAGCGACGGCTATCGGCGTTCATGGCCGCGCTCAGACGGGACATCGGCGCGGACCGGCGGTACCGGCTCGTGCCGTCCGCCCAGGACGGTGCGGCGTTCAAGGTCATCGGCGGTATCCAGAAGACGAGCACGCTGGTGCAATGGGCCAAGGTCGCCGTGATCGACGTCGGTGCCAAAAAGCTCGTGATGGACAAGCTCTATACCTTCCGCGGCGACAATGATGAATCATGGGAGCGCGCCGAGATCTTCGTGTCGCGCGAGGTGATGGCCGCGCTCGCCACACCCGCGCCGGTCGCGCTGGCGGTATTTGAATTCGAGCTCGACGACAACACTGCGGCCCCGGCCGCCGGCCTCGCGGCCGCAGATGCATCCTATCTGGCCGAAGTGACCGGCAGCGTCCGCGACGCCCTCGGCCAATCCGGCCGCTACCGGATCGTCGACGTCGGCAGCGCGGCCGGCGAGGCGGTGAAGGCACGTGCCTTGCGGGATTGCGGTGGCTGCGATGCGGCGATCGCACAAAAGCTCGGCGCCGATCAGTCGCTGATCGGCGTCGTGCGGCGGGTCAGCCGCACTGAATATACGCTCGGCTTCCAGGTCCGCGACGCCAGGACCGGAGCGGTGCTGGCGCGTGGCGACAGCGGCCTGCGCATGGGCGCGGACTATTCGTGGAAACGGGGCGCCGTGCGGCTGGTCAGCGACCGGCTGATCGAGAGCCAGTAG
- a CDS encoding HAMP domain-containing sensor histidine kinase produces the protein MWNRPRFDLKVRLTLRVAAISAACFAAISAYFLITADRTAHSRIDDTAAIVAKTLELQQGKIQWVASPRSDFPNLDPVSAYVMTPGLCLGFRGVNGDMLQRFCSGAPIPANPPPQAFATFYRSLFDPGREAARPVIVRGTRLGETVVTVDPAVQTAEAWHEAGRLMLALAIALPLLCGLVYAALARALRPTRMIRTGLERIADGDLTTRLPPFDLAELSAIRDVFNNLAESLDTALAERSELTRKLIALQDEERRHLARELHDEFGQSLAAIRALASSARQTAAQDCPSLLGECDGIARTATGMMETLRGALFRLRPPDVEELGLVASLEGLVAGWNGRSRGQTRFSIRFDGAFASLPATISASLYRIVQEALTNAAKHAGATRVSLELAMRTDEIALAIDDDGRSNDPVAKSGMGLLGMRERVAALRGQLSFEAAPNGGSALRVVIPLAAADRQPLERAA, from the coding sequence ATGTGGAACCGCCCGAGGTTCGATCTCAAGGTCCGTCTGACGTTGCGCGTGGCCGCGATATCGGCCGCCTGCTTCGCCGCGATCTCCGCTTATTTCCTCATTACGGCCGACCGCACGGCCCATTCGCGCATCGACGATACCGCCGCCATCGTGGCGAAGACGCTGGAGCTGCAGCAGGGCAAGATCCAATGGGTGGCGAGCCCCCGCTCGGACTTTCCCAACCTCGACCCCGTTTCGGCCTATGTGATGACGCCCGGCCTGTGCCTGGGTTTTCGTGGGGTGAACGGCGACATGCTTCAGCGGTTCTGCAGCGGCGCGCCGATACCGGCGAACCCGCCGCCGCAGGCCTTCGCCACCTTCTATCGCAGCCTGTTCGACCCCGGCCGCGAGGCGGCTCGGCCGGTGATCGTGCGCGGCACCAGGCTCGGCGAGACCGTGGTCACGGTCGATCCAGCCGTGCAGACCGCCGAGGCCTGGCACGAGGCCGGCCGCCTGATGCTCGCGCTTGCGATCGCGCTGCCGCTGCTGTGCGGGCTGGTCTATGCTGCGCTGGCCCGCGCACTGCGCCCCACCCGCATGATCCGCACGGGCCTCGAGCGGATCGCCGATGGCGACCTCACCACGCGGCTGCCACCCTTCGACCTCGCCGAGCTCTCGGCGATCCGCGACGTCTTCAACAATCTCGCCGAAAGCCTCGACACGGCCTTGGCCGAGCGCAGCGAGCTGACGCGAAAGCTGATCGCGCTGCAGGATGAGGAGCGCCGCCATCTCGCCCGCGAGCTGCATGACGAGTTCGGCCAGTCGCTGGCCGCGATCCGTGCGCTGGCCTCCTCCGCCCGCCAGACCGCCGCGCAGGACTGCCCGTCCTTGCTCGGCGAATGCGACGGCATCGCGCGGACCGCAACCGGCATGATGGAGACGCTGCGCGGCGCGCTGTTCCGGCTGCGCCCGCCCGACGTCGAGGAGCTCGGGCTCGTGGCCAGCCTCGAGGGCCTGGTTGCGGGCTGGAACGGGCGCAGCCGCGGCCAGACGCGGTTTTCGATCCGGTTCGACGGTGCGTTCGCGAGCCTGCCCGCCACGATCAGCGCGAGCCTCTACCGCATCGTGCAGGAGGCGCTCACCAACGCCGCCAAGCATGCCGGTGCCACGCGGGTAAGCCTGGAGTTGGCCATGCGTACCGACGAGATCGCGCTTGCGATCGACGACGACGGACGTTCGAACGATCCCGTCGCAAAATCCGGCATGGGCCTGCTCGGCATGCGCGAGCGCGTCGCGGCCTTGCGCGGCCAGTTGAGCTTCGAGGCCGCGCCGAACGGCGGCTCCGCGCTGCGTGTGGTCATTCCGCTCGCCGCCGCCGATCGGCAGCCACTGGAGCGCGCGGCGTGA
- a CDS encoding response regulator transcription factor: MSAADATILLVDDHSVVREGYRSVLEKQPGLRVVAEAADGAEAYRLFKSETPDLVIMDLSMPGIGGIEAVRRIRQWDKAARILVFTMHENAGFAVQAIRAGARGYVTKTSPPETLVRAVMDVLAGKIAISPDIDHELALSRLAGESSAADVLTPREFEVLRLLLAENTTEEIAETLHVSPKTVANLHSLIKDKLGVGSDIELVRLALRQGILTEV; encoded by the coding sequence GTGAGCGCGGCCGATGCGACCATTCTGCTGGTCGACGACCATTCCGTCGTCCGCGAGGGCTATCGCTCCGTGCTCGAGAAGCAGCCGGGGCTTCGCGTCGTGGCTGAAGCCGCCGATGGCGCGGAAGCCTACCGTCTCTTCAAGTCCGAGACACCCGACCTCGTCATCATGGATCTGAGCATGCCCGGCATCGGCGGCATCGAGGCCGTCAGGCGCATCAGGCAATGGGACAAGGCCGCACGGATCCTCGTCTTCACCATGCACGAGAATGCCGGCTTCGCCGTGCAGGCGATCCGCGCTGGCGCGAGGGGCTATGTCACCAAGACCAGCCCGCCCGAGACGCTGGTGCGCGCCGTGATGGACGTGCTCGCCGGCAAGATCGCCATCAGCCCGGACATCGACCACGAGCTTGCGCTGAGCCGCCTCGCCGGGGAAAGCTCCGCCGCCGACGTGCTGACGCCGCGCGAATTCGAGGTGCTGCGGCTGCTGCTCGCCGAGAACACGACGGAGGAAATCGCCGAGACGCTGCATGTCAGCCCGAAGACGGTGGCGAACCTGCACTCCCTGATCAAGGACAAGCTCGGCGTCGGCTCCGACATCGAGCTGGTGCGGCTGGCACTTCGTCAGGGGATTTTGACGGAGGTCTGA
- a CDS encoding MBL fold metallo-hydrolase, producing MLKSLLRAGFVLLAFSTAASAEPIKVTLLGTGVPTPRPTSFSASTLVEAGNEKLLFDLGRGSTMQLYKLKIPLGAITANFITHLHSDHIVGLPDVWLTGWLATTWASRKGPMKLYGPKGTVAMTENLTRAFTDDIRIRIDDEHLDPKAVEFAAKDIEVGIVYDNNGVKVSAIEVNHGDKIKPSFGYVIKYGGHKVVLSGDTKYDERIAKAAEGADLLIHEVAVIEPELLVKNPVYKDIQAHHSSPEEAGQIFAFAKPKLAVYSHIVFGTVKPGPDIPEEPLILRTRTAYKGPLLVGRDMMSFRIGDAVEAFAPDGAKLEP from the coding sequence ATGCTCAAATCCCTCTTGAGGGCAGGCTTCGTGCTGCTCGCGTTCAGCACGGCTGCTTCGGCCGAACCGATCAAGGTGACGCTGCTCGGCACCGGCGTGCCGACGCCGCGGCCGACCAGCTTCAGCGCCTCGACGCTGGTGGAGGCGGGGAATGAAAAGCTGCTGTTCGATCTCGGTCGCGGTTCGACCATGCAGCTCTACAAGCTCAAGATTCCGCTCGGCGCGATCACCGCGAATTTCATCACGCACCTGCATTCCGACCACATCGTCGGCCTTCCCGACGTGTGGTTGACCGGATGGCTCGCCACAACCTGGGCCTCCCGCAAGGGACCGATGAAGCTCTATGGTCCCAAGGGCACCGTGGCGATGACGGAGAACCTGACCAGGGCATTCACTGACGACATCCGCATTCGCATCGATGACGAGCATCTCGATCCGAAGGCGGTGGAGTTCGCCGCGAAGGATATCGAGGTCGGAATTGTCTACGACAACAACGGCGTCAAGGTCAGCGCGATCGAGGTCAATCATGGCGACAAGATCAAGCCGTCGTTCGGCTACGTCATCAAATATGGCGGCCACAAGGTCGTGCTCTCGGGCGACACCAAATACGACGAGCGTATCGCCAAGGCCGCTGAAGGTGCCGATCTTCTGATTCACGAGGTCGCGGTGATCGAGCCGGAGCTGCTGGTCAAGAATCCCGTGTACAAGGATATCCAGGCGCACCACTCCTCGCCCGAGGAGGCCGGCCAGATCTTCGCGTTCGCCAAGCCAAAGCTCGCGGTTTATTCCCACATCGTGTTCGGCACGGTGAAGCCCGGGCCCGACATTCCCGAGGAGCCGCTGATCCTGCGCACGCGCACCGCCTACAAGGGGCCGCTGCTGGTCGGCCGCGACATGATGTCGTTCAGGATCGGCGACGCGGTCGAAGCGTTTGCGCCTGATGGCGCGAAGCTCGAGCCGTAA
- a CDS encoding VOC family protein yields MEITALGYIGINSSELDQWGRMATGLLGMQQVDRGGKMRAFRMDDRKQRLIVDGSSDAGLAVMGWEVPSTAELDQLAGRLESHGVKVTRGSRALADERHVTELIAFTDPAGNRLEAFCKPELASEPFKPGRPISGFRTGALGMGHVVLNVEDVEPLVPFYRDVLGFHVSDFGLKPYGLYFFHVNGRHHSFAMVGSGRKALHHFMVELGSLDDVGQGYDLAQMDDGRIAYTLGRHTNDHMTSFYVNTPSGFFIEYGWGGRVIEPATWQPHETFDGPSLWGHERLYMPDEQRKRLRDMRLDAAARGVRVADPRVPPLNCAWLDQVIARE; encoded by the coding sequence ATGGAAATCACCGCGCTTGGTTATATCGGGATCAATTCATCAGAGCTCGACCAGTGGGGCCGGATGGCGACCGGGCTGCTCGGCATGCAGCAGGTCGATCGCGGTGGCAAGATGCGGGCCTTCCGCATGGACGATCGCAAGCAGCGGCTGATCGTCGACGGCAGCAGCGATGCTGGTTTGGCGGTGATGGGCTGGGAGGTTCCGTCGACCGCCGAGCTCGACCAGTTGGCGGGGCGGCTGGAAAGCCATGGCGTCAAAGTGACGCGCGGCTCACGCGCGCTGGCCGACGAGCGGCATGTGACCGAGCTGATCGCGTTCACTGACCCCGCCGGCAACCGGCTGGAGGCTTTTTGCAAGCCGGAGCTTGCGAGCGAGCCTTTCAAGCCGGGCCGGCCCATCTCGGGTTTCCGCACTGGTGCGCTCGGCATGGGGCATGTCGTGCTCAATGTCGAGGACGTCGAGCCGCTGGTGCCGTTCTATCGCGACGTGCTCGGCTTCCACGTCTCCGATTTCGGCCTCAAGCCCTATGGCCTCTACTTCTTCCACGTCAACGGCCGTCACCACTCCTTTGCGATGGTCGGCTCGGGGCGCAAGGCGCTGCATCATTTCATGGTCGAGCTCGGCAGTCTGGACGATGTCGGGCAGGGTTACGACCTCGCGCAGATGGACGACGGCCGCATCGCCTACACGCTGGGCCGGCACACCAACGACCACATGACGTCGTTCTATGTGAACACGCCGTCCGGCTTCTTCATTGAATATGGCTGGGGCGGGCGCGTCATCGAGCCTGCGACCTGGCAGCCGCACGAGACTTTCGATGGCCCATCGCTCTGGGGCCACGAACGGCTCTACATGCCCGACGAGCAGCGCAAGCGCCTGCGCGACATGCGGCTGGATGCGGCGGCGCGCGGCGTCCGCGTCGCCGACCCGCGCGTGCCGCCGCTGAACTGCGCGTGGCTGGACCAGGTGATCGCGCGGGAGTGA
- a CDS encoding DNA-binding transcriptional regulator, giving the protein MSKERTRNGQPRQSEGVRAFKRGLDVLQEVNRSGGIRAGDVARALDLPRPTVYRLLETLEELGYVARSASDDRFRVTRLALSLGDGYDPGVVICQAAAPYLAELSKTLVWPVDLSTYENAAMVVQETTHSRSPLSIDRGMIGKRLPMLRTSAGRAYLAACSERERDLIVNHLRRIDEADDRPFLDQGRLAQMITKTAARGYAIRSEGEYNPKTASIAVPIVRNGAVFGCISIIWIRSALGIEEAVAQFASQLQETASAIPVEV; this is encoded by the coding sequence GTGTCCAAGGAGCGGACGCGGAACGGGCAGCCCCGGCAGTCGGAGGGTGTGCGCGCCTTCAAGCGCGGGCTGGACGTGCTGCAGGAGGTCAATCGCTCCGGCGGCATCCGCGCCGGCGACGTCGCCCGCGCACTCGACCTGCCGCGCCCGACCGTCTATCGCCTGCTCGAGACGCTGGAGGAACTCGGCTATGTCGCCCGCAGCGCCAGCGACGACCGTTTTCGCGTCACCCGGCTCGCCCTGAGCCTCGGCGACGGCTACGATCCCGGTGTGGTGATCTGCCAGGCGGCCGCACCTTATCTCGCAGAACTCAGCAAGACCCTGGTCTGGCCCGTCGACCTCTCGACCTACGAGAACGCCGCGATGGTGGTGCAGGAAACCACCCATTCCCGCAGCCCGCTCTCGATCGACCGTGGCATGATCGGCAAGCGCCTGCCGATGCTGCGGACGTCGGCGGGACGCGCCTATCTCGCCGCCTGCTCCGAGCGCGAACGCGATCTGATCGTTAATCATCTCCGCCGCATCGACGAGGCTGATGACCGCCCTTTCCTCGATCAGGGCCGCCTCGCCCAAATGATCACAAAGACTGCCGCGCGGGGTTACGCGATCCGCAGCGAGGGTGAATACAATCCGAAGACGGCGTCGATTGCCGTCCCCATCGTGCGGAACGGCGCGGTGTTCGGCTGCATCTCCATCATCTGGATCCGCTCGGCGCTGGGCATCGAGGAAGCGGTGGCGCAGTTCGCGAGCCAGCTTCAGGAGACCGCCTCGGCCATTCCGGTCGAGGTCTAG
- a CDS encoding bifunctional 3-(3-hydroxy-phenyl)propionate/3-hydroxycinnamic acid hydroxylase, producing the protein MQDKSAFEEFDVVIVGRGPVGATLANLLGLCGVRTLVLEREARTYHLPRAVHFDDECMRVFQTIGLADAILPQTILSPGMLFLDADGKMLLDWSRPQTLTPMGWNLSYRFHQPDLEDVLLGGLARWPHVTLRSRCDVFALDQDETGVRVRYEDLSNGRLTEVRAAYIVGCDGARSLVRRFIGSGMDDLGFHERWLVIDVLLKRERDDLGDYSLQHCDPQRPATYVRGTGTRRRWEITVLPDEDSNEVTEPAKVWELLSRWVTPDDAELERAAVYTFHSVIAQQWHSGRLLLAGDSAHQTPPFLGQGMCAGIRDAANLAWKLAAVIRGGAAADLLATYQSERQPHVREFIELAIRLGGVINTKAIETGLAAGQVRENAPVKLEVKKPLLGPGLALADLPLAGHLAPQFALEDGRRSDDRIGYSHALLVEAPAMLASRLALSHAAIKILTSDDAEGIGPWLHEHGITAALVRPDRYVLGAARNDAELDRLVAAITPPTHVPSAA; encoded by the coding sequence ATGCAAGATAAATCCGCCTTCGAAGAGTTTGACGTCGTGATCGTGGGCCGCGGCCCGGTCGGCGCGACGCTGGCCAATCTGCTCGGCCTGTGCGGCGTGCGGACGCTGGTGCTGGAGCGCGAGGCGCGGACTTATCATCTGCCCCGCGCGGTGCATTTCGACGACGAATGCATGCGCGTATTCCAGACCATCGGCCTTGCCGATGCGATCCTGCCGCAGACCATCCTCAGCCCCGGGATGCTATTCCTCGACGCCGATGGCAAGATGCTGCTGGACTGGTCGCGGCCGCAAACGCTGACGCCGATGGGCTGGAATCTCAGCTACCGCTTCCACCAGCCCGATCTGGAGGACGTGCTGCTCGGCGGCCTTGCGCGCTGGCCGCACGTCACCTTGCGGAGCCGCTGCGACGTCTTCGCGCTCGATCAGGACGAGACCGGCGTGCGCGTCCGCTACGAGGACCTTTCCAACGGCAGGCTCACCGAGGTCCGCGCGGCTTATATCGTCGGCTGCGACGGCGCGCGTTCTCTCGTTCGCCGCTTCATCGGCTCCGGCATGGACGATCTCGGCTTCCACGAGCGCTGGCTCGTGATCGACGTTCTGCTCAAGCGCGAGCGCGACGACCTCGGCGACTACAGCCTCCAGCACTGCGATCCCCAGCGGCCGGCAACCTATGTCCGCGGCACCGGAACGCGGCGGCGCTGGGAGATCACGGTTCTCCCCGACGAGGATTCGAACGAAGTCACGGAGCCGGCAAAGGTCTGGGAGCTGCTGTCACGTTGGGTCACGCCTGACGATGCCGAGCTCGAGCGTGCGGCGGTCTACACGTTTCATTCCGTCATCGCACAGCAATGGCACAGCGGCCGGCTGCTTCTCGCGGGCGATTCCGCACACCAGACCCCGCCCTTCCTCGGCCAGGGCATGTGCGCCGGCATTCGCGATGCTGCGAACCTCGCCTGGAAGCTTGCTGCGGTCATCCGCGGTGGCGCCGCGGCCGACCTGCTCGCCACCTATCAGAGCGAACGCCAGCCGCATGTGCGCGAGTTCATCGAACTCGCCATCCGCCTCGGTGGCGTCATCAACACCAAGGCGATCGAGACGGGCCTCGCCGCCGGGCAGGTGCGCGAGAACGCGCCGGTCAAGCTCGAGGTGAAGAAGCCCCTCCTCGGCCCGGGCCTTGCGCTGGCCGACCTGCCTCTCGCCGGGCATCTCGCGCCGCAATTCGCGCTGGAGGACGGCCGCCGCAGCGACGACCGGATCGGCTACAGCCATGCGCTGCTTGTCGAGGCCCCGGCCATGCTCGCCTCACGTCTCGCGCTTTCGCATGCAGCAATCAAAATCCTGACCAGCGACGATGCCGAGGGTATCGGGCCCTGGCTCCACGAGCACGGTATCACCGCCGCGCTCGTCCGCCCCGACCGCTACGTCCTCGGCGCCGCCCGCAACGATGCCGAGCTCGACCGGCTCGTCGCCGCAATCACGCCTCCAACCCACGTGCCGTCCGCGGCCTGA
- a CDS encoding fumarylacetoacetate hydrolase family protein yields the protein MKLLSFIADGRASFGAVKDDGVVDLGTRMAPCTTLRQLFEAGRVAEAAKLVASTAPDHPLDKISFAPVIPDPGKIICVGLNYRDHVAETGRTVTEKPALFVRFPCSQVGHLQPIVKPKVSDDFDYEGELALVIGKEGRHIPASRALDHTAGYSCYNEGSIRDWQRHTSQFLSGKTFAESGSFGPWLVTADEIPDPSRLTLQTRLNGTVVQDTTTDLLIIAIPELIAYISTICPLVPGDVIVTGTPGGVGAKRTPPLWMRPGDTVEVEISGIGILRNKVIAEPA from the coding sequence ATGAAGCTGCTCTCTTTCATCGCCGACGGCCGCGCCTCCTTCGGGGCCGTCAAGGACGACGGCGTCGTCGATCTCGGCACGCGCATGGCACCCTGCACCACGCTGCGGCAGTTGTTTGAAGCGGGTCGCGTTGCCGAAGCGGCCAAGCTGGTCGCCTCCACGGCGCCCGATCATCCACTCGACAAGATCAGCTTCGCACCCGTCATCCCCGATCCCGGCAAGATCATCTGCGTCGGCCTCAACTATCGCGACCACGTCGCCGAAACCGGCCGCACCGTCACCGAGAAGCCGGCCCTGTTCGTGCGCTTCCCCTGCAGCCAGGTCGGCCATCTCCAACCCATCGTAAAACCGAAGGTGAGCGACGATTTCGACTATGAGGGCGAGCTTGCGCTCGTCATCGGCAAGGAAGGCCGCCACATCCCGGCGAGTCGCGCGCTCGACCATACCGCCGGCTATTCCTGCTACAACGAAGGCAGCATCCGCGACTGGCAGCGCCACACCAGCCAGTTCCTCTCCGGCAAGACGTTTGCCGAGAGCGGCAGCTTCGGCCCGTGGCTCGTGACGGCGGACGAGATCCCCGATCCGTCCAGGCTCACCCTGCAGACACGCCTCAACGGCACCGTGGTGCAGGACACCACCACCGATCTGCTGATCATCGCCATCCCCGAGCTGATCGCCTACATCTCGACCATCTGCCCGCTCGTCCCCGGCGACGTCATCGTGACGGGCACGCCGGGCGGCGTCGGCGCCAAGCGCACCCCGCCCTTGTGGATGCGCCCTGGCGACACTGTCGAAGTCGAAATCTCCGGCATCGGAATCTTGCGCAACAAGGTCATCGCCGAGCCGGCGTGA